One part of the Rutidosis leptorrhynchoides isolate AG116_Rl617_1_P2 chromosome 1, CSIRO_AGI_Rlap_v1, whole genome shotgun sequence genome encodes these proteins:
- the LOC139897310 gene encoding uncharacterized mitochondrial protein AtMg00810-like gives MRIITLRVGFQHNRCDSSLFIYRHWAHVAYLLLYVDDIILTASSTSLLQKIITSLGKEFSMIDLGPLNYFLGISATRITNGMFLSPRKYALDILECAQMTNCKPCLTPVDTQSKLGLEGPPFTDPTLYRSLAGALQYLTFTRPDLTYAVQQLCLYMHDPREPHFAALKRVLRYLRGFIDNGLQLFASSTTKLIPYSDADWGGCPGTRRSTSGYCVFLGDNLLSWSSKRQATISCSSDEVEYRVVVAETCWIRNLLRELHSPLFQATLNYCDNVSAVYLSTNPVQH, from the coding sequence atgcgtatcattactcTTCGTGTTGGTTTTCAGCATAACAGATGTGATTCTTCTTTATTTATTTACAGACATTGGGCTCATGTTGCATATTTGTTactttatgtggatgatattatcctCACTGCTTCATCTACATCTCTGTTGCAGAAGATTATTACCTCACTTGGCAAAGAATTTTCCATGATCGATCTTGGGCCACTCAATTATTTTCTAGGTATCTCTGCAACGCGCATTACTAATGGCATGTTTCTCTCTCCGCGGAAATATGCCCTTGACATCTTAGAATGTGCTCAGATGACTAACTGTAAGCCGTGCCTTACTCCAGTTGATACTCAGTCCAAGCTTGGACTTGAAGGACCTCCATTTACGGATCCCACTTTATACCGTAGCCTTGCAGGAGCTCTTCAGTACCTTACCTTTACCCGTCCTGACCTTACATATGCTGTTCAACAACTATGCTTATACATGCATGATCCTCGGGAACCTCATTTTGCTGCACTCAAACGCGTATTGCGTTACCTTCGCGGATTTATTGATAATGGACTTCAGTTATTTGCCTCCTCAACTACTAAGCTTATTCCTTACTCTGATGCTGATTGGGGAGGCTGCCCTGGTACTCGTCGTTCTACATCTGGCTATTGTGTGTTTCTTGGTGACAATCTTCTTTCATGGTCGTCCAAGCGCCAAGCCACTATATCTTGTTCCAGTGATGAAGTTGAATATCGTGTTGTTGTCGCTGAAACATGTTGGATACGTAACTTACTTCGAGAACTTCACTCTCCATTGTTCCAAGCCACATTAAATTATTGTGACAATGTGAGTGCGGTCTATCTTTCCACCAACCCGGTTCAGCACTAA